A region of uncultured Carboxylicivirga sp. DNA encodes the following proteins:
- a CDS encoding sugar-binding domain-containing protein → MMQVRLKYYFLIFAGLCLTVSLNAQVNRYSLNSSNEQLDWRIKSSTDVGNQFDALKESGFDDADWVIATVPGTVYGSYVEQGLEETPEYGDNVYQDRVDGKGIYEDNYWYRTEFEIPSHEGFNHVWLNLAGINRDADVYFNGHLLGSIHGHVYRGKYDITEFVQQGPNTLALLVYVPIPPMNCSASPTYIASASWDWMPYVPDLNMGITDEVFLSFSNDVTMIDP, encoded by the coding sequence ATGATGCAAGTCAGGTTAAAATATTATTTTTTAATTTTTGCAGGACTCTGTTTAACAGTTAGTTTAAATGCACAAGTGAACCGCTATTCATTAAATAGTTCTAACGAACAGCTGGACTGGCGAATTAAATCAAGTACCGATGTAGGCAATCAATTTGATGCTTTAAAGGAATCTGGTTTTGATGATGCTGATTGGGTTATAGCAACCGTGCCGGGCACTGTTTATGGATCATATGTTGAGCAAGGTCTGGAAGAAACACCTGAATATGGTGATAATGTTTATCAGGACAGAGTAGATGGCAAAGGTATTTATGAAGATAATTACTGGTACAGAACCGAATTTGAAATTCCGTCTCATGAAGGATTCAATCATGTATGGTTAAACCTGGCTGGAATCAACAGAGATGCAGATGTTTATTTTAATGGGCACTTATTGGGAAGCATTCATGGGCATGTTTACCGCGGAAAATATGACATCACTGAATTTGTACAACAAGGTCCAAATACCTTGGCATTGTTGGTTTATGTTCCGATACCTCCCATGAATTGCTCTGCAAGTCCAACATACATTGCCAGTGCCAGTTGGGACTGGATGCCTTATGTGCCCGACTTGAATATGGGTATAACGGATGAAGTATTTCTGAGTTTTTCCAATGATGTCACAATGATTGATCCCTAG
- a CDS encoding discoidin domain-containing protein — translation MSTGEIDLSLKVKNQTNQSVYATITGVITPGNIEFSQQVLLDAESTDSIVFNKNSFAQLIINDPLLWWPNGYGNPNLYNCQLNCSVNGVLSDSTSIRFGIREYSYDTEGGVLHVSVNGTRVFLKGGNWGMSEYMLRCRGDEYKTKLRLHKEMNYNMIRNWTGAVTDDEFYEQCDENGIMLWDDFWLITTYITWPRSPQIFEDNVIEKIKRRRNYACVAIWCGMNEFDPTPEFIEIYEKAIAIFDNNDRHFQPNSNKGNLSGSGWWVNFTPEEYFTTAHGGTYTYGLRSEIGTAVFTTFDSFKEFMPEENWWPRNEMWNKHFFGPNAAGAGPDHYFESVESRYGTATGIEDFCKKAQILNIETNKAIYESWQHHMWNDASGVLIWMSQSAYPSFVWQTYDYYYDLTGAYWGAKKACEPIHIQWDAARNMVEVVNASRTDYSNLTAKLKVFNLDGTQITSLDNSVVVNSGSNSVTSCFSPAFTADNLAEGKPAYSSSDENSIHTADKATDGIYAGDEYRWSSSYNDNEWIYVDLESVQPINQVNLFWEASYGTEYKIQVSNDAFVWSDVIHETNGNGGTDEHTFETVDARYVRMFGIQRVDFGWAKFGFSLFEIEVLHNNDEAVTLDSVHFLQLELLDEEDKKLSDNFYWRSTTQNDFSALNSLEEVVLDIAVTDQTLGSKKFVEAVITNPTENQVVAFANYIKVVNATTGERILPALISDGYFSLMPGESKTITIEFDEALLNGADYRVLATPYNGQEEAITTEIKENDKKLQDFMLYPNPVDDILYLKGLNGDAQIEIFSLNGQKIKLHQGNQVDVSQLNPGYYLVRVTQANQVKVEKFIKR, via the coding sequence TTGTCAACCGGAGAAATTGATTTGTCACTCAAAGTAAAAAATCAAACGAATCAATCTGTATATGCTACCATAACTGGTGTTATTACTCCCGGTAATATTGAATTTTCTCAACAGGTATTATTAGACGCTGAAAGCACCGATAGTATTGTGTTTAATAAAAATTCATTTGCACAATTAATAATTAATGATCCATTGCTTTGGTGGCCAAACGGATATGGCAACCCTAATTTATATAACTGCCAATTAAATTGTTCCGTAAATGGAGTATTGTCTGACAGCACTTCAATCCGATTTGGAATCAGAGAGTATAGTTACGATACTGAGGGTGGGGTTTTGCATGTGAGCGTTAACGGAACCAGAGTATTTCTGAAAGGAGGAAACTGGGGAATGTCAGAATATATGTTGCGATGCAGGGGTGATGAATATAAAACCAAACTACGCCTGCATAAAGAGATGAATTATAACATGATCAGAAACTGGACAGGAGCTGTAACTGATGATGAGTTCTATGAGCAATGCGACGAGAATGGAATAATGCTTTGGGATGATTTCTGGCTGATAACAACTTATATAACCTGGCCGCGCAGCCCACAAATATTTGAAGACAATGTAATTGAAAAGATCAAACGAAGAAGGAATTATGCCTGTGTTGCCATATGGTGCGGAATGAATGAGTTTGATCCAACACCCGAATTCATTGAGATTTACGAAAAGGCAATTGCTATATTCGATAATAACGATCGACATTTTCAACCTAATTCAAATAAAGGTAACCTATCGGGTAGTGGTTGGTGGGTGAATTTTACTCCCGAAGAATATTTTACAACGGCTCATGGCGGCACCTACACTTATGGTCTTCGTTCTGAGATTGGAACGGCTGTATTTACCACATTCGATAGTTTTAAAGAATTTATGCCGGAAGAAAACTGGTGGCCTCGTAATGAAATGTGGAATAAACATTTTTTTGGTCCTAATGCAGCCGGAGCCGGGCCTGATCATTATTTCGAAAGTGTTGAAAGTCGTTACGGAACAGCCACCGGAATTGAAGATTTTTGTAAAAAAGCACAGATCCTGAATATCGAGACCAATAAAGCCATTTATGAAAGCTGGCAACATCATATGTGGAATGATGCTTCAGGAGTATTAATCTGGATGAGCCAGAGTGCATATCCTTCTTTTGTATGGCAAACCTATGATTACTATTACGACCTTACAGGAGCCTATTGGGGTGCAAAAAAAGCTTGCGAACCTATACATATTCAGTGGGATGCAGCACGTAATATGGTTGAGGTGGTGAATGCCTCACGAACAGATTATAGCAACCTTACCGCAAAGTTGAAGGTGTTCAATTTGGACGGTACTCAGATTACCTCACTTGATAATTCGGTAGTTGTGAATTCCGGATCTAATTCTGTTACTTCCTGTTTTAGCCCTGCTTTTACGGCAGATAATCTGGCGGAAGGAAAACCTGCTTATTCATCCTCGGATGAAAATTCCATTCATACTGCCGACAAGGCAACTGATGGTATTTATGCCGGTGATGAATATCGATGGTCGAGTTCATACAACGATAACGAATGGATATATGTTGATCTCGAATCAGTTCAACCAATTAATCAGGTGAATTTATTTTGGGAAGCTTCTTATGGAACCGAATATAAAATACAGGTTTCGAATGATGCTTTTGTGTGGTCAGATGTGATTCATGAAACAAATGGAAATGGAGGAACAGATGAGCATACCTTTGAAACTGTTGATGCCCGGTATGTGCGGATGTTTGGTATTCAACGTGTCGACTTTGGTTGGGCCAAATTTGGATTCTCTCTTTTTGAAATTGAGGTGCTACATAACAATGATGAAGCAGTTACATTAGATTCTGTTCATTTCCTTCAACTCGAATTATTAGATGAGGAGGATAAAAAACTTTCTGATAATTTCTACTGGAGAAGTACAACTCAGAATGATTTTAGTGCCTTAAATTCTCTTGAGGAAGTTGTGTTGGATATTGCTGTTACAGATCAAACATTAGGCAGTAAAAAGTTTGTTGAAGCAGTAATTACGAATCCGACTGAAAATCAGGTGGTAGCTTTTGCTAATTATATCAAAGTGGTTAATGCAACTACAGGAGAAAGAATTTTACCAGCTTTAATAAGTGATGGTTATTTCTCGTTAATGCCGGGTGAGTCAAAAACTATTACCATAGAGTTTGATGAAGCCTTGTTGAATGGCGCTGATTACAGGGTGTTGGCTACTCCTTACAATGGACAGGAAGAAGCAATAACTACAGAGATAAAAGAGAATGATAAGAAACTTCAGGATTTTATGCTTTATCCAAATCCAGTTGATGATATACTTTATTTGAAAGGTTTGAATGGAGATGCACAAATAGAAATTTTCTCATTGAACGGTCAAAAAATAAAGTTGCATCAAGGAAATCAGGTTGATGTTAGCCAATTAAATCCGGGTTATTATCTGGTAAGAGTGACTCAGGCAAACCAGGTTAAAGTGGAAAAGTTTATTAAGCGTTAA
- a CDS encoding RagB/SusD family nutrient uptake outer membrane protein, whose amino-acid sequence MKKILYAILLIVGIWMMGACESESFLDETETTDLNETIVFSDSTYTTAFLTDIYSSVGFGSNPDRFNDGALFFPTTSGGLQTACDEAEPRVLKDITTDIQFATGTVNAVVINVDSWDVPYKNIRKVNQFLKHLPEAPLTEARKRRFTAEARFLRAWYYSVLLKHYGGVPLIGDTIFNAGDEINPVRNTYEEVVNYIVDECDEAAQVLTNRPSGRDYGRAGAGACRALKARVLLFAASPLFNGSDFAAEYSDLKPLVGYPEYSADRWRLARDAAQDVIEMGTYSLYVDNEEEAGRGFYRLFKASDWSTDGAFNGTIFEKMATKGTGLEALFHPPSHGGGGGGWPYQELVDAFCMINGKAITDPESGYDPNDPYTNRDPRFYNSIVHDQSPLRNGPTEGVPVDIYLGTYQGVPSGEDAVHTGTPTGYYGNKMLHRAITPNYWIGGPQSRPLLRYAEVLLNYAEAQNEYEGPTAQVYEALKLIRERGGIQPGDDNMYGLVEGMSQDEMREIIRNERRVELAIEGYRFWDVRRWMIAEETENSMMHGMEVNRDGNEVSYVQFEVRKRVFRKAMYLWPIPYSEVAKSPNLKQNPYYDNL is encoded by the coding sequence ATGAAAAAAATCCTGTATGCGATTCTACTAATCGTGGGAATATGGATGATGGGAGCTTGTGAGTCAGAAAGTTTTCTGGATGAGACTGAGACCACCGACCTGAATGAGACCATAGTATTCTCCGATAGTACTTATACTACCGCCTTTTTAACCGACATTTATTCAAGTGTTGGGTTCGGTAGTAATCCTGACCGTTTTAACGACGGTGCGTTGTTTTTTCCAACTACGAGTGGAGGACTACAGACTGCTTGTGATGAGGCAGAACCCCGGGTTCTGAAGGATATCACAACAGATATTCAGTTTGCGACCGGTACAGTAAATGCGGTTGTAATTAATGTTGATTCGTGGGATGTGCCTTATAAAAATATTCGTAAGGTTAATCAGTTCTTAAAGCATCTCCCTGAAGCACCGTTAACCGAAGCCCGAAAGAGACGTTTTACTGCAGAAGCCCGTTTTCTGAGAGCCTGGTATTATTCTGTTTTACTAAAGCATTATGGTGGTGTACCACTCATTGGTGATACAATTTTTAATGCTGGTGACGAGATTAATCCTGTGAGAAATACTTATGAAGAGGTTGTTAATTACATTGTTGATGAGTGTGACGAAGCAGCCCAGGTATTAACAAACCGACCAAGTGGAAGGGATTATGGAAGAGCCGGAGCCGGAGCCTGTCGTGCATTGAAAGCCCGTGTTCTATTATTTGCTGCCAGTCCTTTATTCAATGGAAGTGACTTTGCAGCCGAATATTCTGACCTAAAACCTCTGGTTGGTTATCCCGAATATAGTGCGGATCGTTGGAGGTTGGCGCGTGATGCAGCCCAAGATGTTATTGAAATGGGTACTTATTCGCTTTATGTAGATAATGAAGAAGAGGCTGGACGCGGGTTTTATCGATTGTTTAAAGCAAGTGACTGGAGTACAGACGGTGCATTTAATGGAACCATTTTTGAGAAAATGGCTACTAAAGGAACAGGTCTGGAAGCCTTGTTTCATCCACCTTCACATGGCGGTGGCGGTGGCGGATGGCCTTACCAGGAACTGGTTGATGCCTTCTGTATGATTAATGGTAAAGCCATTACAGATCCCGAATCCGGATATGATCCTAATGATCCGTATACAAACCGCGATCCTCGTTTTTACAATTCAATTGTTCATGATCAAAGTCCTTTACGAAATGGCCCGACAGAGGGAGTGCCGGTAGATATTTATCTGGGTACATATCAGGGTGTTCCTTCCGGAGAAGATGCGGTTCATACAGGTACACCAACAGGTTACTATGGAAACAAAATGCTTCACAGGGCTATTACTCCAAACTATTGGATTGGTGGACCTCAATCTAGGCCATTACTCCGTTATGCCGAGGTGTTGCTAAACTATGCTGAAGCTCAGAATGAATATGAAGGTCCAACAGCACAAGTATATGAAGCACTTAAACTCATTCGCGAAAGAGGAGGAATTCAACCTGGTGATGACAATATGTATGGATTGGTTGAAGGAATGAGTCAGGATGAAATGCGCGAAATAATAAGAAATGAACGACGTGTAGAGTTAGCCATTGAAGGTTATCGTTTCTGGGATGTTCGAAGATGGATGATAGCCGAGGAAACAGAAAATTCAATGATGCATGGAATGGAGGTGAATCGTGATGGTAATGAGGTGAGTTATGTTCAATTTGAAGTGAGAAAGCGTGTTTTTAGAAAGGCGATGTACTTATGGCCGATACCTTATTCTGAGGTGGCTAAATCTCCAAACCTGAAGCAGAATCCTTATTACGATAATCTCTGA
- a CDS encoding discoidin domain-containing protein, translating into MKVIKEHIKILYLIILLLNVNALYAQVKYSLNSNENQKWYVYPQDEVSSWKDLFQSDFNKSGVKATVPGTVFGSYVNEGLEADPNFGDNIHQVDKKKYDKNFWYRTQFTVPQSLSKDHLWLNFEGINRRGTVYLNGTCLGKLNGFYERGKYDITKLIDPLGTNTLAVLVEYPTPPIPNFESPTYISSASWDWMPYVPGLLSGITDDVFLTTTNGFELVDPWIRTKEIRDAEADLELSVDIVNHTNKRNEGQLKATIMPGNITFTKELKLGGRDKDYVKDLDHISLSKKELNELVIQNPQLWWPNGYGKPNLYTCKLQLVVDNQVSDEKEITFGIRKYDYDIVDNVLQISINGKRIFLKGGNWGMSEYMLRCRGDEYITKIRLHQEMNYNMIRNWIGSTTDEEFYMACDKYGIMVWDDFWLNSHANLPDDLQAFNNNAIEKIKRLRNYACIAIWCGDNEGYPQPPLNNWLKENIAVFDGGDRRYQPRSNKDALSGSGIWVNLEPSGYFASAPLSFGGESNQWGLRSEIGTAVFTNFESFKKFMPEKDWWLARINDSTWNEMWNKHYFGPLAGNAGPKRYFKSIYERYGEPDGIEDFCRKAQLLNIETNKAMYEGWVDHLWNDASGILIWMSQSAYPSFVWQTYDYYYDLTGAYWGAKKACEPIHILWNCANNKVRVANTSNEDLKGAKASVKIFNMDGKEVEQFAEQSVLDVASNNVETCFSIQFEDEENLALGREVIASSTDKQAGDPSNIVDGGVGSRWGSEYNDDQWIYIDLGQKQSFNEIHMSWETAHAKSYKLQISDDGTSWNDIYSDDHSKGGSEKIKIDQVSARYIRMLGLKRATQWGYSLWEMKVYNIDYSKQKTNPLSAVHFIRLQLHNSDGDLLSENFYWRGNEYLNYTALSDLQKVPLKVKTSAKTIEGKHHFTATISSPNKAENVAFAIRALLVDKRTGEQVLPAFMDDNYFSLLPGETKVIHIEVDEELINKENAQITVQQYNSL; encoded by the coding sequence ATGAAAGTAATAAAAGAACATATTAAAATTCTGTATTTGATTATTCTGTTGTTGAATGTAAATGCATTGTATGCTCAGGTCAAATATTCTCTAAACAGCAATGAAAACCAAAAATGGTATGTTTATCCTCAGGATGAAGTTTCTTCGTGGAAAGATTTGTTTCAATCTGATTTTAATAAATCCGGTGTAAAAGCTACAGTACCGGGTACTGTATTCGGATCGTATGTTAACGAGGGGCTGGAGGCAGATCCTAATTTTGGCGATAATATCCATCAGGTTGACAAGAAGAAATATGATAAAAACTTCTGGTACCGAACTCAATTTACTGTTCCCCAAAGCCTATCAAAAGATCATCTTTGGCTCAACTTCGAAGGAATAAACCGGAGAGGTACAGTTTATCTGAACGGAACCTGTCTGGGTAAACTAAATGGTTTTTACGAGAGAGGGAAATATGATATTACAAAACTTATTGATCCCTTGGGAACTAATACCCTTGCAGTGTTGGTTGAATATCCAACACCTCCCATTCCTAATTTCGAGAGCCCAACCTACATTTCGAGTGCCAGTTGGGACTGGATGCCTTATGTTCCTGGTTTGCTAAGCGGCATTACGGATGATGTGTTTTTAACTACAACCAATGGATTTGAGTTGGTGGATCCATGGATCAGGACAAAGGAAATTCGTGATGCAGAAGCTGATCTGGAGCTAAGTGTAGATATTGTTAATCATACAAATAAGCGAAATGAAGGGCAGCTGAAAGCTACTATTATGCCTGGTAACATCACCTTCACAAAGGAGCTAAAGTTAGGTGGACGAGATAAGGACTATGTGAAGGATTTGGATCATATATCCTTGTCAAAGAAAGAATTAAATGAACTTGTAATTCAAAATCCACAATTATGGTGGCCCAACGGTTACGGTAAACCCAATCTGTATACCTGTAAACTTCAGCTTGTAGTAGATAATCAGGTGTCAGATGAGAAAGAAATTACTTTCGGCATCAGAAAATACGATTACGATATAGTTGATAATGTGCTGCAAATATCGATCAATGGTAAACGAATTTTTCTGAAAGGTGGAAACTGGGGTATGTCGGAATATATGTTGCGCTGCAGGGGTGATGAATATATTACAAAAATCAGGTTGCATCAGGAGATGAACTACAACATGATACGCAACTGGATTGGTTCCACTACAGATGAAGAATTTTATATGGCTTGTGATAAATATGGTATTATGGTATGGGATGATTTCTGGTTAAATTCTCATGCTAACCTTCCGGATGATTTGCAGGCTTTCAATAATAATGCAATTGAAAAGATTAAACGATTACGCAATTACGCCTGTATTGCCATATGGTGTGGAGATAATGAAGGTTATCCTCAACCTCCATTAAATAATTGGTTAAAGGAAAATATTGCTGTTTTTGATGGTGGTGATCGCAGGTATCAGCCAAGGTCTAATAAGGATGCACTCTCAGGAAGTGGAATATGGGTTAATCTTGAGCCTTCAGGTTATTTTGCCTCGGCACCTTTAAGCTTTGGAGGAGAATCAAACCAGTGGGGCCTGCGTTCAGAGATTGGTACAGCCGTTTTTACCAATTTCGAGAGTTTCAAAAAGTTCATGCCTGAAAAAGACTGGTGGCTTGCCCGCATTAATGATTCAACGTGGAATGAGATGTGGAACAAGCATTATTTTGGTCCTTTGGCAGGTAATGCAGGTCCCAAAAGGTACTTCAAATCAATATACGAACGATATGGTGAACCCGATGGTATTGAGGATTTCTGCCGTAAAGCGCAGCTTCTGAATATCGAAACCAACAAAGCGATGTATGAAGGTTGGGTGGATCATTTGTGGAATGATGCTTCGGGTATTCTTATCTGGATGAGCCAGAGCGCCTATCCATCTTTTGTATGGCAAACATACGATTACTATTACGATCTGACAGGAGCCTACTGGGGTGCTAAAAAAGCTTGCGAACCCATTCATATCCTGTGGAACTGTGCCAATAATAAGGTAAGAGTTGCCAATACTTCCAATGAAGATTTAAAAGGGGCAAAAGCATCGGTTAAAATCTTCAATATGGATGGAAAAGAGGTTGAGCAATTTGCTGAACAATCTGTTCTGGATGTTGCATCTAATAATGTTGAAACCTGTTTTTCTATTCAATTTGAAGATGAAGAGAATCTTGCTTTAGGAAGAGAGGTAATCGCTTCATCAACAGATAAACAAGCAGGTGATCCTTCAAATATTGTGGATGGCGGTGTAGGGTCGCGTTGGGGTAGTGAATACAATGACGATCAATGGATTTACATTGATTTAGGACAGAAGCAATCGTTTAATGAAATACATATGAGCTGGGAGACGGCACATGCCAAATCTTATAAACTGCAGATTTCGGATGATGGTACTAGCTGGAATGATATTTATTCAGATGATCATTCAAAAGGAGGTAGTGAAAAAATAAAAATCGATCAGGTTTCTGCCCGTTATATTCGAATGCTTGGATTAAAGAGAGCAACTCAGTGGGGATATTCATTATGGGAGATGAAAGTTTATAATATCGACTATTCAAAACAAAAAACAAATCCTTTATCTGCAGTTCATTTTATCAGACTCCAATTACACAATAGCGATGGAGACCTTCTTTCTGAAAATTTTTATTGGAGGGGTAATGAGTATTTAAATTATACCGCTTTAAGTGATCTGCAGAAGGTGCCGCTAAAGGTTAAAACAAGTGCAAAAACAATAGAAGGTAAGCATCATTTTACAGCAACAATATCTTCTCCTAATAAGGCTGAAAATGTTGCCTTTGCAATCAGAGCTTTACTTGTTGATAAACGAACGGGAGAACAGGTTTTACCTGCATTTATGGATGACAACTATTTCAGTTTATTGCCGGGTGAAACGAAGGTGATCCATATCGAAGTGGACGAAGAACTAATAAATAAAGAGAATGCACAAATAACTGTACAACAATATAATTCTTTATGA
- a CDS encoding GH92 family glycosyl hydrolase, with protein MNKSKFLISVLLVSSIFTSVWSQSTDLLKYVNTLQGTNSDWGYSNGNTYPTIAVPYPMHAFSPQTGKNGDGWKYQYSATTIRGFQQVHQCSPWVNDYATFSLMPIAGSLVVNEEERATAFSHGKETAKPHYYSVEFENGIKTEISPTERCGHMRFTFPKGEKAWLVFDGYTKTSQVKIDEKNKRITGYVRNGLLIPDNFKCYFVLQFDKPFKAYGTWENRKNEIKEGNLTDEGEGVGAYIEFKPGTTVQVKTSSSYISPEQAELTLQQEVGKHKKLETTKQAAAKLWNQLLGRVLVEGGTEDDKATFYSCLFRANLFSHKFYEIDENGQPYYFSPYDGKIHQGYMYTDNGFWDTFRSQFPLTNILHPTMQGRYMQSLLDAQEQSGWFPTWSCPGPSGIMIGNHAISLLADAWAKGIRNFDPEKALAAYLHEITNENFWKGSSSREAHKEYFELGYIPYPEVGEATAKTLEYSYDDFCGYQLAKSIGNDFYANIFGRQMYNYKNVWDDEVGFMRGKHNDGKWLEDFNPYEWGGPFTEGNSYQYTWSVFHDIEGLIQLMGGEDNFVEKLDSLFYGSNEYDVGTYGQVIHEIKEMLDANMGQYAHGNQPVQHVSYLYNFARQPWKTQERIRKVMSELYNATENGYPGDEDQGGLSSWYVLSALGIYSVCPGTDQYVIGSPVFEKATITLENGKKFIIEAEGNSKDNVYIQSATLNGESFTKSWITYSDISNGGVLHFKMDNQPNFKRGIKNEDKPFSLTPDSQTH; from the coding sequence ATGAATAAGTCCAAATTCTTAATTTCAGTTCTGTTAGTAAGTTCAATATTTACTTCTGTTTGGAGTCAAAGTACCGATCTTCTTAAGTATGTAAATACTTTACAGGGAACGAACTCCGATTGGGGTTATAGCAATGGTAATACCTACCCAACCATAGCAGTGCCCTATCCGATGCATGCTTTCTCACCACAAACCGGTAAAAATGGTGATGGTTGGAAATACCAATACTCAGCAACAACTATCAGAGGCTTTCAGCAGGTACATCAATGTAGTCCATGGGTTAATGATTATGCAACATTTTCATTAATGCCAATAGCAGGTTCATTAGTAGTTAATGAAGAAGAGCGGGCAACAGCCTTTTCTCACGGGAAAGAAACGGCCAAACCACATTATTACAGCGTTGAATTTGAGAATGGTATTAAAACAGAAATATCCCCAACAGAGCGTTGCGGACACATGCGTTTTACTTTTCCTAAAGGAGAAAAAGCCTGGTTGGTGTTCGATGGATATACAAAAACAAGTCAGGTTAAGATAGATGAGAAGAACAAACGAATTACTGGATATGTGCGCAATGGTTTGCTGATTCCGGATAATTTTAAATGTTATTTCGTGCTTCAATTTGATAAACCTTTTAAAGCTTATGGTACCTGGGAAAACAGAAAAAATGAGATTAAAGAAGGTAATCTGACAGATGAAGGTGAAGGTGTTGGAGCTTATATTGAATTCAAGCCTGGCACCACCGTGCAGGTTAAAACTTCATCATCGTACATCAGCCCTGAGCAAGCTGAATTAACTCTCCAACAGGAAGTTGGTAAACATAAGAAACTTGAAACAACCAAACAGGCTGCTGCTAAATTATGGAACCAACTATTAGGTCGTGTTTTGGTCGAAGGAGGTACTGAAGACGATAAAGCTACTTTTTATTCCTGTTTGTTCAGGGCTAATTTGTTTTCTCATAAGTTTTATGAAATAGATGAAAATGGTCAGCCATACTATTTCAGTCCGTATGATGGTAAAATTCACCAGGGCTATATGTATACCGACAATGGTTTCTGGGATACTTTTCGTAGTCAGTTCCCGTTGACCAATATTTTACATCCTACAATGCAGGGAAGATATATGCAATCGCTGCTGGATGCTCAGGAACAAAGTGGGTGGTTTCCAACATGGTCATGTCCTGGTCCATCTGGGATAATGATTGGTAATCATGCAATTTCATTGTTGGCAGATGCATGGGCTAAAGGAATTAGAAATTTTGATCCTGAAAAGGCATTAGCAGCCTATTTGCATGAAATAACCAACGAAAATTTCTGGAAAGGATCGAGTAGCAGGGAGGCTCATAAAGAATATTTCGAGTTGGGTTATATTCCATATCCCGAAGTGGGTGAAGCGACAGCTAAAACACTGGAGTACTCCTATGATGATTTCTGCGGTTACCAGTTAGCAAAGTCTATTGGTAATGATTTTTATGCCAATATTTTTGGTCGTCAAATGTACAACTATAAAAATGTTTGGGATGATGAGGTTGGGTTTATGCGAGGAAAACACAATGATGGAAAGTGGCTCGAAGACTTTAATCCATACGAATGGGGAGGCCCTTTTACCGAAGGGAATTCATATCAATATACCTGGTCTGTTTTTCATGATATAGAGGGATTGATTCAACTGATGGGAGGTGAAGATAATTTTGTTGAAAAGCTTGACTCTCTTTTTTATGGTAGCAATGAATATGATGTAGGTACTTATGGACAGGTAATTCATGAAATTAAAGAAATGCTCGATGCCAATATGGGGCAATATGCACATGGAAATCAACCTGTTCAACATGTCTCGTATTTGTACAATTTTGCCCGTCAACCCTGGAAAACGCAAGAGCGAATCCGTAAGGTGATGAGCGAACTTTATAATGCCACCGAAAATGGATATCCAGGAGATGAAGATCAGGGTGGACTTTCGTCGTGGTATGTATTAAGTGCATTAGGAATTTACAGCGTTTGTCCGGGAACAGATCAATATGTGATTGGCAGTCCAGTATTTGAAAAAGCAACTATCACATTAGAGAATGGAAAGAAATTTATTATTGAAGCAGAAGGTAACAGTAAGGATAATGTTTATATCCAATCAGCAACCTTAAATGGTGAATCGTTCACCAAAAGCTGGATCACTTATTCTGATATTTCTAATGGAGGGGTCTTACATTTTAAGATGGATAACCAACCTAATTTTAAGAGAGGTATCAAGAATGAAGACAAACCTTTTTCATTAACACCAGATTCTCAAACTCATTAA